The Streptomyces pratensis genomic interval GAGCTCCAAGCTGCCCGCACCAGCTGCACGACCTGCACCAACGCACCACTCAGCACCACCTCCCTGACACCCACGTCGCCCGACGTGTACCCGACCGGAGGAAGCCGTGGCAGCTACGCCCAGGTTTCGCAAGAACGCAGTCGATGGAAACGCAGTCGAAGCAACCGCAGGAGGCAGCGGCGCGGAAAGCGCGGCCGGCGGGCCGGACCGGACCCACCCGGTCGACGAGAGGCTTCCGCCCCTGCGGATGTTCACCAGCGGCCTCCAGCACGTGGCCGCCATGTACGCGGGAGTGGTGGCCCCGCCCATGATCCTGGGGCCCGCCGTGGGTCTCACCGCCAAGGAGACCGCCTTCCTCATGGGGGCGAGCCTCTTCACCGCGGGGGTAGCGACCCTGCTCCAGACCCTCGGTTTCTGGCGAATAGGCGCCCGGCTGCCGTTCGTCAACGGGGTCTCGTTCGCCGGGGTGACCCCGATGATCGCGATAGGCAAGGACCGCGGTCACGAAGGCATAGCCGTCATCTTCGGCGCGATCATCGTCGCCGGTCTCCTCGGCTTCGTCCTCGCCCCGTACTTCTGCAAACTGGTGCGGTTCTTCCCACCCGTCGTCACCGGCACCGTCATCACACTGATCGGCGTCTCCCTGCTGCCGGTCGCCTTCAACTGGTCGCAGGGCGGCAACGCGACCGCCGACGACTACGGTTCGATGACCAACATCACGATGGCCGCCGTCACCCTGGTGATCGTGCTGGCCCTGCGCAAACTGCTGCGGGGCTTCCTCCAGCAGATCGCCATCCTGCTCGGCCTCGTCATCGGCACCCTGATCGCGATCCCGGCCGGCATCACCGACTTCGGGGCCCTGGGCGACGCCGACATCGTCGGCTTCCCGACGCCGTTCCACTTCGGCGCACCGCAGTTCGAGATCGCCGCCATCATCTCGATGTGCATCGTCATGCTGGTCTGTATGACCGAGTCCACCGCCGACATGCTGGCCCTCGGCAAGATCGTCGGCCGCCCGGCGGACGAGCGGACCATCGAGGGCGGACTGCGCGCCGACACCCTGGGCAGCGCCATCAGCCCGCTGTTCAACGGCTTCATGTGCAGCGCCTTCGCCCAGAACATCGGGCTGGTCGCGATGACCAAGGTCCGCAGCCGGTTCGTCGTGGCCGCCGGGGGAGTCATCCTGGTGCTGCTCGGGCTGATCCCCGTGGCCGCCTCGGTCATCGCCCTCGTACCGCTTCCGGTCCTCGGCGGCGCGGGCATCGTGCTCTTCGGGTCGGTGGCCGCGAGCGGTGTCCAGACGCTGGCCACCGCCGCCCTGGAGAAGGGCGAGAACGCCCTGATCGTCGCGGCGGCCGTCGGTGTCGGCCTCATACCGATCGCCGCGCCCGGCTTCTACCACGCCTTCCCCGAGGACCTGCTCGTCGTCCTGGACTCGGGCATCTCCACCGGCTGCGTGGTGGCGATCGTGCTGAACCTGGCCTTCAACCACTGGGGCCGGACGCCGGAGGCGGATCCGGAGACGGAGGCCGCGGACAGCGAACAGCCCAAGGACCCTATGGCCCTGCCCGTCGCCCACTGACCCGGCGGTGCGCGTGCGGGATGCCCTTCCCGGGGCCCGTACGCGCACCGTGGGCGGTGGGATCAGCCGATGTGGAAGCTGTCGCCGTAGACCTGCCAGTCCAGCGGCGGGTCCAGATCCAGATTGCCGTTCCTGAGGAACACCCGCTGCGCCGTGTCCACCCGGCTGGTGTCCGAGTGGGCCTCCTCCTGCTTCATCGCCCGGACCCGCGCGTCCAGGAACGCGTCGAGGTAGGCGACCTCGTCGCCCCCCTGCGACGGCGGGACCGCCTGTGCCAGGGCCGTCTCCCGGATCGAGCCGAAGCTCGTGCTGTCGTCGCCGCCGCCGTGCATCACGATGGCGTCGTAGTACGCGAACTGGCCCAGGGTGCCGAGGCCGTCGGCCTTGCCCTGGCGCACCGCGGGGTCGAAGTAGACCCGGTCGCGCTCGTCGTTCTGGGCCTGCTGGAACACCGGGTCCGAAGCGGCCTCCGCCCAGTGACCGGTGAAGCCGGGGTCGAGCCCCTCGTGCGAGTCGGTTCCGTCCACCTCCCGCAGTGCGGGCAGGTAGCCGGCCAGGAGGTTCCCCGGCCGGCGCTCGGTGTACAGCTCCACCAGATCGAGCATGTCCCCGGTGCCTGAGCAGAATCCGATGATGCCGGCGGTGTAGCCGCGGCCGTCGCCGATGTCCTCGATGTAGCCGTACTGGGCCTTCCAGTCCAGCGTGGAGTTCTCCGCGCTCGACACGAGCCGCATGGCGATGTCCTTCTTCGCGGGGTCGTCGAGCCCGGTCGCGGCTGCCTCCAGGTGTGCGGCCGGCGGCGTGGGGGCGCCGGCGTGGGCCGTGGCCGGAATCGCCGTGCAGGTCAGCCCGAGGGCCAGCACGGCGAGTCCGACGGTGCGGGTGAATCGGTCGGTGCGACGCGAGGTGCTGTTGTGGGGGTGATGCACCGGTCCTCCAGCAGGAGTTCGTCGTTCCCAATATTCTGTTAGTAAACTTTCCTACCAGAGGCCGGAGCGTGTGGTAACCCCTCGTGCACGGACGGCCTGACTCCTCAGCTCCCGTCGATGCGGAAGCTCTCCCCGTAGACCTTCCACACCAGTGGGGTCTCCAGCTGGAGCTTTCCCTCCCGCACGAACACGCGTTGGGCGGTCTCCACCCGGCTGGTGTCGCTGTGCGAGGGCTCCTCTCTGATCGCGGCCACCCGGGCGTCCAGGAAGGCGTTCAGATACGCCTCCTCGTCCCCGCCCTCCGAGGGCGGCCTGGCCTCGGCGACGGCCTGGGCGCGTATGGTCCGGAAGCCGACCGTGCCCTCGGTGTCGGCTTGACCGTGCATCACATAGGCGTCGTAGTAGATGAACTGCCCCAGCGCGCTGAGTCCGTCGGCCTCGGCGCGCCGGACCGCCGGGCCGAAGTACGAGCCGTCGCGCTCCGAGTCCTGCGCCGACCGGAACGCGGGGTCCGCCGCCGCCTTCGCCCACGCCGCGGTGAAGGCGTCCCCGAGCCCTTCGTGCGAGTCGCTGCCGTTCACCGCGCGCAGCGCCGGAAGGAAGTCCTCGAGCGCGTTTCCCTGGCGGTCCGCCGTGTAGCGCTCGACCACCTTCAGCATGTCCCCGGTGCCTGAGCAGAATCCGATGATGCCGGCGGTGTAGCCGCGGCCGTCGCCGATGTCCTCGATGTAGCCGTACTGGGCCTTCCAGTCCAGGGTGGAGTTCTCCGCGCTGGACACCAGCCGCATGGCGATGTCCTTCTTCGCGGGGTCGTCGAGCCCCTTCTCCGGAGAGCCGGTACCGGACCCGGAACAGCCGGTCAGGACGAGGGCCGCAGCGAGCGCGGCGAGTGCGGGACGTCTGTGCTTCACGCACCAAGCCTGCCAGGCCGGGGGGCGGCGCCGGCCTGGCCCCGGCGCCTGTAGCGTTCGCGACATGGAAGATCAGTCTGTTGTGGACGTCGGCGATGTGCGGCTGGCGTACCGGACCTGGGGCGACCCCTTCGGCTCGCCCGTAGTCCTTTTGCACGGTCTCGGCGGCTCGTCCCTGAGCTGGGAGGCGGTGGGCCCCCTGCTCGGCGAGGAGTGGCGGGTGTACGCCATCGACCTGCGAGGGCACGGCGAGAGCGACTGGCCCGACGAGTACGCCTTCGAGCAGATGCGGGACGACGTCCTGGAGTTCCTCGACGCCTGCGAGCTCGACCGGGTGGGTCTCGTGGGGCACTCGATGGGCGGGGTGGCCGCCTATCTGCTCGCCGAGGAGCACGCGGACCGGGTGGAGCGACTGGTGCTGATCGAGACCCCGCCGCCCTTCCCCGGACAGCCGGCCGACGACACCCGTCCGCCGGGCCCGGTGGACTACGACGAGAACGCCCTCCCGGCCGTCCGGGCCCAGATCGCCGACCCGGATCCCCGCTGGGAGGAGGAGCTGGGCCAGATCGTCGCCCCGACCCTGATGATCGCGGGCGGCCCGGAGAGCAGTATGCCGCAGGGCAGGCTGGCGGACATGGCCTCGCTCATCCCCGACTGCAGGCTCATCACCCTCGGCGGCGGGCACCACGTGCACAAGAAGCACGCGGACCAGGTGGCCCAGCAGATCACCGAGTTCTTCACCAGCTGAGGTGGCTCCCGGCACACGGCGGGCGCTGTCTCCGGGCACCCGGCGGGCGCGGCTCCCGGGCACCCGGCGGGCGGTGTCAGTGCCGGCTGCCATGATCCACGGCATGGATCTGAGCCGCCTCCTCGCCGAAGTCGACGCCCACCCGTGGGCCGGTCTCACGCACGCCTACGGCAGCGCCGCCGATGTGCCCGACTGCCTGCGGAGGCTGGCTGGGGACGACGACGAGGAGGCGGCGGCCGCCCTCTCCGACCTGTACGGAAGCATCCTGCACCAGGGCTCGGTGTACGAGGCCACCGCTCACGCCGTGCCGTACCTCGCCCGGATCGCCGCCGCCGGCATCCGCACGGCGGACGTACTGGCCCTGCTCGGTGGCATAGCCGAGAACGGGGCGGACGACGAGGAGAGCGACGAGGCCGCCGCCCGCCGCGCCGTGAGCGCCGAACTGCCCCTGCTGCTGGAGTCGGTGGCGGCGGAGGACCGCGGGGTACGCCAGGCGGCGGCCTGGGCCGCCGCCATGACCGGCGCGACGGACCCTGCGTACGGCGTTCTCCGCGAGCGCTTCGATGCCGAGACCGATCCGCAGGTCCTGGCCGAACTGCTCTGCGGCCTGGTCCACCTGGATCCGGAGGGCACGGCAGCCCTGGCCGCAGGGGCCGTGGGGCCCGGCGGTCCGGCCGAGGTCCGTATCGCGGCTCTCCTGGGGTGCGTGGACGCGGGGGCGGACTGGGGGCCGGAGCACCACGACGCCATGCTCGCGCTGCTGCCCGCCGACCCTCTCGTCGCCGACCGCATGGACCTCGACCGCAACGAGCCCCTCCAGTACGTCGTCTCGGCCCTCCTCCTCCGGGACACGCCCGCGGACCGCGACGGCGCGTACGAGCTGCTGGGCGCCGCACTGCGCAGCGGGCGCCCCGGGGCGCTCGCCGAAGCCGTGTGGGCGGCCGAGTCCGCCGTGCAGGTCTCGCGCAGTGCGCCGGAACTGCTTGCGGGCCCGCTGTGCGACGTGTTCCGCCGTGACCCGTCGACCGCTGAGGCGGTGCTGCCCCTGCTCCGGCTGCTCGGCGGACACGCGGTCACTGCGGGGCCCGTCCTGGCGGAACTCGCCGCGCGGGACGACGAACGGGCCGACCGGGCGCTCGCGGCGCTCGTCGACGTCGACGCGGAGCTGGCCGTGCCGATCCTGAGCCGGGACCTCGCCCGGCGGCCCCGGGCTCTCGACGCCGCGTGCGGAGGCCTGCTCGGCTCACCCCGCGTTCCGTACGACGCCGCCCTGCTCACAGCCGTACGCGCCCGGCTGGCCGAGCCGGATACGCTCAACGAACAGGAGCCCTACCGGTACGCGGCTCTGCTCGAAGCCTGGGGGAGCCGGGCGTCCTGTGCCCTCCCCGAAGTGCTGGGCGCGCTCGCGGCGTTCCCGCAACAGATGACGCGGGCGGTGGCGGCGGTCTGCGCCCCCGCGGACCGGGCCGCCGCAGGCGCGGCGCTGCGCAGGGAGGCCCGTTCGGGGAAGCGGGAGGGGAGGCTCGGCGCCGCCAGGGCCCTGTACGAGATGACCGACGATGCCGAGCCCTTGCTGTACCTGCTGGCGGAGCGGCTGACGGACGGCGGCAGGGACGGGGCGCGTGAGGCCGCGTCGGCCGCCGCCGGCCTGGGCCCGCGCGCGGCAGAGCTGCTGCCCTTGCTCCGGGCGGCGGTGAGCGACCCCGGCTCGAACCGCACCGTCCCTGACCTGGACGCCGACGTCGCCATCGCGGAGGCGCTGTGGCGGATCGGCGGGCGGGCGGAGGAGGCCGTGCCACTGCTGCTCGGGGTGCTGGAGGACACCGAGCTGAGCTGGATGCGCTGGACGGTGGCCAGGGCCGCACGCGTCGCCGGACTTCTGGGCGGCCAGGGCCGGCCGCTCACCGAGGCCCTGCGGCGGCTTCTGCCCGACCCGCTCCACACCCCGGACATCGTCCTCGCCCTGCATGCCGTCGCACCGGAGACGCTGGACGCGCGGGCCACGGCGGGGCTGCTGCTGGATTCGGTCGAGCGGGACCTGGCCCCGTTCACGGCGCTGGACGCGCTTCAGGGGCTCGGCCCCACCACGATGACGGGCGCACACCGCCGTCGGCTGACGGATCTGGCCGAGCGGGACGTGCGGGTGACTGCCTCGGGCGCGGACACGGCTGCGGCGTCCGCCGACGCGCGGTTCCAGGAGCGGGCCCGGGAGGTCCTCCGGGTGCTCCGGGCGCCGGAGGCGGGTGCCTGAGCCGACGGGGCGGGCACGGCTCCGGCGGGCGCGCTGCTCGCAGCCCGGACAGGGCCAGCCCGAACGTCCTCGCGCGCGAGGACGGCCGCGGCAGGTGCGGCCCTCGCGTCGGCGCCCCGTGCCGTCGCTTCGTGCCGTGGGCTCTGTGCTGTCGTCCCGTGGGGTCGTTCCGTGCCGTGGCCCCAGTGATGTCGTCCCGTGTGGTCGCTTCGTGCCGTCGCTCCGCCCCGGCCGGTGTTCTGCCGGCTGCGTCGCTCCCGCCCGGAGAATCGCTCCCGCCCGGGCAGGCACCGGCGAGTTGTTCCCCCGGGCGGGGGCCCGTCCGGCGCGTCGGTACCTCAGTCCCCCGGCTGCCAGTCGGGCCGCCGCCCGCTCAGGGCGATCACCCGGTCGACCAGCGGTGCGTCGGCAGGGACGGGGACCGGCGGGCCGAAGATCGCGCCGGGTCCGGACCTGTCGTCGTCGTCCCCGGGCGTCAGCATCACCTCCGACGAGCGCAGACAAGCCTCGTCCGCACGGAACTCCTGCCCCGTGGACCGGGCCAGGTCCCAGCCGTGCACGACGAGCTCGTTCCGCACGACTGCTCCGGCGACCCGGCCGGGCAGATCCACCCCGCCCGCCCGGGTCATGCCCTCCAGTGCGGCCGGGGAGCGCCAGGCCTGGACGAGCTCGTCCAGCAGAGGCGGCAGCGCCGTGCGCCAGTCGGCGGGCAGCACCGGGATGGCCGAGTCAGGGGAGGTGTCGGTCGTAGGGCCGGACTTCTTGAGCGCCGCGTCACGGAAGGCCACCGTCAGCCCCAGCAGGTGTCCCAGAAGCTCCCGCACCGAGTAGTCGGGGCAGGGCGTCGGGCCGGTCAGCTGCCGGTCGTCGACGGAGTCGGTCAGTTCGCGGATCTGCCGCGCCGCCGGTTCGAGATCGATGCCGGGGGCGGTTCCCTTGTGCGTTTCCATGCTGTTAGGACCGTTTCCGGGCGCGGAACTCATCGCGGACATTGCGGAACGTTCCGATCTGCCCTCTTGCAGTGGGTCCCACCCACGTGGCATATAGGTCTGGACCATTGCTGTCGGAGGGAAGGCTTCACCGTGCAACGCCCCCACGCACGCACCGCGTCCGCCTGTTCCGCCGCGCTGCTCCTCGCCGCGCTCACCGCCTGCGGCAGCCCCGCGGAAGCTGACACCAGGAAGCCGACGGCCCCCGAGGGGGTGACGGCGCAGGCCGGCAGCGCCACCTCCGTGCACGTCATGTGGGAGCGGGCCTCGGACAACGAGGGGGTCACCGGCTACGACGTGTATCGCGACGGGAAGAAGGCCGCCTCGGTGGGCGCGGCGAAGCTGATGACCGACATCGACGGTCTGACCGCGTCCACCGTCCACTCCTTCACCGTCAGGGCCCGCGACGCGGCCGGAAACCGCTCCGCCCCGAGCGTCGCGGCCCCCGTGACCACCCCGGCCACCGCACCCGCCGACGAGGAGCCGCCGACCGGGCCGACGGAACTGCGCGGCAAGGCCGACGGCGGCCGTACGGTCACCCTGTCCTGGGGCGGCTCCACGGACGACGTGGGCGTGACCTCGTACGACGTCTACCAGGAGGACTCCAGGATCCACAGCGTCCCCGGAACGCAGACCACTGCCCGGCTCACCGGGCTGCGGCCCGGTACCGTCTACACCTTCACCGTCAGGGCCCGCGACGCCGCGGACCGTTCCTCGCCGGACAGCAACGCGCTCGACCTCACCACTCCGTCGGCGCCGGGCGCTCCCGAGAGCACGGCTCCCACCGGGCTGCGGACGAAGACCACGGCGCGAGGCGAGGAGTTCCTGGTCGACCTCTCCTGGGACCAGCCGGACACCGGCGGCACCATTCCCGCGTACCAGCTGTTCCTGAACGGAAAGCTGACCACCACGATCGTCTGGGGCGGCACACCGCCTGCGGGCCGCGCGACGTACCGGCTCACCCTGACCGACCCGCCCGGTACCCGCTACTCACTCAAGATCAGGCCCAAGCTCCCGGACGGGAAATGGGGCGACTTCTCGGCCCAGCGCACGGTGGTGCTGCGCGGCTGACCGGGGGCCGGTCGCTCAGGGTCCGCGCCAGACGTTTGCGAAGGCCGTGTTCTCGATGCTCCGCCTCTGGCGTACGGCCTCCAGCTCCATCACCGCGTCGTGGACGGCGGCCACCACGGTCGTCACCGCCTCGTCGTCGAGGCCGGGCTCGGCGTCGGACCGGCCGCCCTCGATGCCCACGGCCGAGGCGAGGGCGGCCAGCACGGGTTCCCCCGCCTCCCGGCGGTCGGCCGCCCGGCGGCGGCCCGGCGTATCGGCCGGTTCGACACGCTCCGGCCCGAAGGGCAACCGGCCGCTTCGCTTCCGCGTCAGCTCGCCGTCCTTCTCCAGACCGGCCCGGTACGCGGCCGAGAGGTCCTGGCCCCTGCGCCACAGCCAGTCGTCGATCCGCTCGTAGGGCGGTTGCCGGGTGAGCCCTGCCTCGGCGTCGCCGAGGAGCGCGTCGTCCGGCGTCCGCAACTCACCCGGCACGATGCGGTCACCGTCCACGGTGACTGCGCCGGTACCGATGAGATCGATCAGCTCGGCTCCCGCGAGCGCGAGCGACAGGTCACCCTGCCCCACGGCATGTTCCGGCCGCGGGTCGATGGTGATGATGAACAGGTCCTTCGCCGTGGTCATGAACGGCTCCCCTCGGAGGCATCGACAGAACTGCGTCCCCACCGGCCCCGTCCGGAGCTGGCGCGCGGCGAGACGACCGTCCTGCTCATTATCGCCCCCGAGCGGGCCGGCAGGCTAAGGTACCGGGCTCCGGCGGCGGCGCCGGAGTCGACGGAGGAGGCGGTCGGCGTGCCAGGTGCGCGTGCTTCCCGGCGTGTGGTCACCAGGGGTCATGTCGTGCACCGTGCCTGCCGGTTCTTCCTGCGGCACGGCACGGTGGACATGAGCGCGCTCGCCCAGGACCTCGCGGTGAGCCGCGCGACGCTCTACCGTGTCGCCGGCAGCCGGGACGCACTCCTGGCCGACGTGCTGTGGGAGCTCGCGGAACACCTCCTGGACCGGGCGCGGCGCCGGCGCACCCGGGCGGGCGTGGACGGGGTGCTGGAGATCACCCGTTACTTCGTCACGGCGCTGCGTGCCTCCGCCCCCTTCGGGTCCTTCCTGCGTGCCGAGCCCGAGACGGCAAGGCGGCTGCTGACCGCCGGATGCGTACACCGGCGTGCGGTCCTTGCCCAGCGGAGCATCCTGCTGGAGGCGGGGGAGGGGGAGGGGGACCTTCCCTGGCCGCGCTCGGGCATCGACGACCTCGCGTACCTCTACGTCAGGGTCGTCGAATCCACTCTGTACGCCGAGCTGCTGAGCAGCCGTCGGCCCGATCTCGCACTGGCCGAGCGCACTGCCCGCGCCCTCCTCCGGCAAACCCGCTGAACGTCCTCGGACACGATCTGAGACCGCCGTCTCACCCTCGGGCCGGTGGCTGGCGGGCCGGCCGGCGCCGGCCGTAGTTTCCGACTCCGACGACGGCAACTCGGAGGACTCGATGACCGGTTCCCAGGCGGCCCGGACGGGCCTGACCCCGCTGCTCGCTGTGTTTCTGGCGCTCGTCGCAGCACTCGCCGCCCTCGCCACCCCGGCACACACCGCGACCGCGCCGCGCACCACCGTCAATCCCGTGATCTTCGTACACGGTCAGGAGGGCTCGGCCCAGCAGTGGCAGTCCCAGGCCAAGCGGTTCTCCGCCAACGGCTACCGGGACGACCTCCTGTACGTCCACGAGTACGACACCTCCGTGGCCACCGACGACCATGCGATCGCCGGACTGGTGGAACTGGTCGGTTCCGTCCTGGCACGCACAGGCGCCCAGAAGGTCGACATCCTCGCCCATTCGCGAGGCACGCGCGTGATGCACGCCTACCTCTCCGTGCCGGAGCGTGCGGCGGAAGTCGCCAAGTACGTCAACCTGGACGGCCGTACGGCGGCGGCGCCGCCCGGCGGGGTGCCCACTCTCGCCATCTGGAGCAGCCTCCAGCCGAACGGGTCGATCGGGGGAGCGCTCAACGTCCACGAACCACAGGCAGGACACACGGAGAGCGCGACGTCCGCCGAGAGTTTCGGCCACATCTACGCGTTCCTCCGTGGCAGGCCTCCGCTCACCACCCGGGTGCTGCCCGAGGCGCCTGGTTCCGTGCAGATCGCGGGACGCGCCGTGCACTTCCCGCAGAACAGGGGTATCGCGGGCCGTCTCGAGGTGTGGAGGCTCGACCCCGTCACCGGCGCCAGAGCCGGCCTGCTCCCACTGCATGTGGTGCGGGCCGGCGCGGACGGCGCCTTCGGCCCCCTCGGAGTGAGCGGACGCGGGCACTACGAGCTGGCGTTCGTTCGCCCGGGCGAGCGCACCAACCACTTCTACTTCGAACCGTTCGAGCGCAGCGACCGCTTCGTGCGCCTGCTGGTCTCTCCTCCGGGTGGTGTCGCGGACTCCATCGACGCCTGCACCGGACACACGGCGCTCACGGTCGTCCGCGCACGTGAGTGGCGGGCCGGCACCTCGGACGACGACCGGTTGCGTATCGCCGGATCGGACGTCCTCAATCCCGCCGTGTCCCCGCAACTGCGGCAGATCCTCGGCCTGTTCGCCTTCGACAAGGGATGCGACGGAGTGAGCCGCCTCGACGCCGCGCTGCCGCCCTTCGACCGGGTCCCGTTCCTGACGGCCACGGACCTCTCCCTCCCGGCCGACGCGCAGGCCCGTGGCGCGATCCCCGTCACCCAGACGATGCGCGGGGCCGGAGGGGTGAGCGAGACGATCACCGTGGCGAACTGGCCGTCCGACCGTCACACCGTGTCGCTGCTCTTCAAGGACTACGTGGACATCCCGTCCGGCGGATGAGCCGGAGAGCCGTACGTCGGTGCGCCGTTCCCGGACAGCACCACCCGGGGACGGCGCACCGACATACGGCCCAGCTCGTGACGCATGCGACGCGACCCGTGGGGGAGTCGCCGGGGCGCCGGGCCCGAAGGGGCGGCCCCGAGCCGGCACGACGGGTCTGCGTCATGCCGCGGCCGTGACCCTGCCGGGGCGGAGCGCTCCTCAGGCGGCGAGTGCGGCGGGTTCTCCCAGATGTGCGGCGGCCGTGCGCCAGGCGGCCGTCACCGCTGTGCGGGCCTGCTCGGTCAGGGCGGCACCGTCCGCCGTCAGCCGGAGTGGTTCTCCCACGTGCACGTGGAGTTCAGGGCGGCGCAGCGGCGCCGTGACCAGGCCCGCGAGCTGCTTGGGCACGCTTCCGGAGGTGACCCGGCGGGCGCCGGCCTGGCCGACGGGCACCACCGGAGCCCCGGTTCGCCGGACGAGCCGCGACAAGCCGCTGCGGAAGGCCCCGGGTGCCGCTTCGGCGGCGTCCGCCCGGTAGGCGATGCCGCCCTCGGCGTATATGAGGACCAGACGTCCGCATTCGAGGGCTTCGGCCGCCCGGTCCAGGGAGTCCGCCGCTCGCCGGTCGCCGCGGTGGACCGGGATGTGGCCGTCGCGCGCGAGCGCGCGGCCGAGTACCGGGACGCGCCACAGCCCGGCGGCCGCCATGACGACCGGGTGAACTCCGAGGCGGTGCAGGGCGGCGAGCACGACGGCGGGGTCGGCGAGCGAGGTGTGGTTCGCGACGACGACGCTGCCGGGGGCGAGTTCGACGCCCGCGTCGGCCGTGACCGTGAGGCGGCCGACGGCGGGCACCAGGGCGTCGGCGATACGGCTGAGCATGTCCGGTCTCCTGAGTTCGAGGATGCTGGTCCCCATCGTCGGCCCCGGCGGATTCCGGAGCCTGAGTAGTCGCACTCATCTTTCGCGGCCCGGTGCCCACGTGCGGACACGGCCGCCGAATCGGCCATGGGCACGGCCCTTGTCCGTACGGGACGGCGCGACGGCGCGACGCCGCCGGCGGACGCCGCCGCGGGAGGACCGTGCACCGGCCGCGCGCGGCCTGCTCGTGACCACGACGGCCCGG includes:
- a CDS encoding nucleobase:cation symporter-2 family protein; this encodes MAATPRFRKNAVDGNAVEATAGGSGAESAAGGPDRTHPVDERLPPLRMFTSGLQHVAAMYAGVVAPPMILGPAVGLTAKETAFLMGASLFTAGVATLLQTLGFWRIGARLPFVNGVSFAGVTPMIAIGKDRGHEGIAVIFGAIIVAGLLGFVLAPYFCKLVRFFPPVVTGTVITLIGVSLLPVAFNWSQGGNATADDYGSMTNITMAAVTLVIVLALRKLLRGFLQQIAILLGLVIGTLIAIPAGITDFGALGDADIVGFPTPFHFGAPQFEIAAIISMCIVMLVCMTESTADMLALGKIVGRPADERTIEGGLRADTLGSAISPLFNGFMCSAFAQNIGLVAMTKVRSRFVVAAGGVILVLLGLIPVAASVIALVPLPVLGGAGIVLFGSVAASGVQTLATAALEKGENALIVAAAVGVGLIPIAAPGFYHAFPEDLLVVLDSGISTGCVVAIVLNLAFNHWGRTPEADPETEAADSEQPKDPMALPVAH
- a CDS encoding chitosanase encodes the protein MHHPHNSTSRRTDRFTRTVGLAVLALGLTCTAIPATAHAGAPTPPAAHLEAAATGLDDPAKKDIAMRLVSSAENSTLDWKAQYGYIEDIGDGRGYTAGIIGFCSGTGDMLDLVELYTERRPGNLLAGYLPALREVDGTDSHEGLDPGFTGHWAEAASDPVFQQAQNDERDRVYFDPAVRQGKADGLGTLGQFAYYDAIVMHGGGDDSTSFGSIRETALAQAVPPSQGGDEVAYLDAFLDARVRAMKQEEAHSDTSRVDTAQRVFLRNGNLDLDPPLDWQVYGDSFHIG
- a CDS encoding chitosanase, with protein sequence MKHRRPALAALAAALVLTGCSGSGTGSPEKGLDDPAKKDIAMRLVSSAENSTLDWKAQYGYIEDIGDGRGYTAGIIGFCSGTGDMLKVVERYTADRQGNALEDFLPALRAVNGSDSHEGLGDAFTAAWAKAAADPAFRSAQDSERDGSYFGPAVRRAEADGLSALGQFIYYDAYVMHGQADTEGTVGFRTIRAQAVAEARPPSEGGDEEAYLNAFLDARVAAIREEPSHSDTSRVETAQRVFVREGKLQLETPLVWKVYGESFRIDGS
- a CDS encoding alpha/beta fold hydrolase; the encoded protein is MEDQSVVDVGDVRLAYRTWGDPFGSPVVLLHGLGGSSLSWEAVGPLLGEEWRVYAIDLRGHGESDWPDEYAFEQMRDDVLEFLDACELDRVGLVGHSMGGVAAYLLAEEHADRVERLVLIETPPPFPGQPADDTRPPGPVDYDENALPAVRAQIADPDPRWEEELGQIVAPTLMIAGGPESSMPQGRLADMASLIPDCRLITLGGGHHVHKKHADQVAQQITEFFTS
- a CDS encoding TIGR03086 family metal-binding protein, with the protein product METHKGTAPGIDLEPAARQIRELTDSVDDRQLTGPTPCPDYSVRELLGHLLGLTVAFRDAALKKSGPTTDTSPDSAIPVLPADWRTALPPLLDELVQAWRSPAALEGMTRAGGVDLPGRVAGAVVRNELVVHGWDLARSTGQEFRADEACLRSSEVMLTPGDDDDRSGPGAIFGPPVPVPADAPLVDRVIALSGRRPDWQPGD
- a CDS encoding fibronectin type III domain-containing protein, which codes for MQRPHARTASACSAALLLAALTACGSPAEADTRKPTAPEGVTAQAGSATSVHVMWERASDNEGVTGYDVYRDGKKAASVGAAKLMTDIDGLTASTVHSFTVRARDAAGNRSAPSVAAPVTTPATAPADEEPPTGPTELRGKADGGRTVTLSWGGSTDDVGVTSYDVYQEDSRIHSVPGTQTTARLTGLRPGTVYTFTVRARDAADRSSPDSNALDLTTPSAPGAPESTAPTGLRTKTTARGEEFLVDLSWDQPDTGGTIPAYQLFLNGKLTTTIVWGGTPPAGRATYRLTLTDPPGTRYSLKIRPKLPDGKWGDFSAQRTVVLRG
- a CDS encoding GOLPH3/VPS74 family protein, producing the protein MTTAKDLFIITIDPRPEHAVGQGDLSLALAGAELIDLIGTGAVTVDGDRIVPGELRTPDDALLGDAEAGLTRQPPYERIDDWLWRRGQDLSAAYRAGLEKDGELTRKRSGRLPFGPERVEPADTPGRRRAADRREAGEPVLAALASAVGIEGGRSDAEPGLDDEAVTTVVAAVHDAVMELEAVRQRRSIENTAFANVWRGP
- a CDS encoding QsdR family transcriptional regulator; the encoded protein is MPGARASRRVVTRGHVVHRACRFFLRHGTVDMSALAQDLAVSRATLYRVAGSRDALLADVLWELAEHLLDRARRRRTRAGVDGVLEITRYFVTALRASAPFGSFLRAEPETARRLLTAGCVHRRAVLAQRSILLEAGEGEGDLPWPRSGIDDLAYLYVRVVESTLYAELLSSRRPDLALAERTARALLRQTR
- a CDS encoding lysophospholipid acyltransferase family protein, yielding MLSRIADALVPAVGRLTVTADAGVELAPGSVVVANHTSLADPAVVLAALHRLGVHPVVMAAAGLWRVPVLGRALARDGHIPVHRGDRRAADSLDRAAEALECGRLVLIYAEGGIAYRADAAEAAPGAFRSGLSRLVRRTGAPVVPVGQAGARRVTSGSVPKQLAGLVTAPLRRPELHVHVGEPLRLTADGAALTEQARTAVTAAWRTAAAHLGEPAALAA